From Pseudomonas arsenicoxydans:
GCCCCAGTTGAGGAAGGACTGCACCTGTTGAATGATGAACTCGGGCAACATCATGTTCTGCGCGCCACCGAGCAAGGCCGGGGTGACGTAGTACCCGAGCGACATCACGAACACCATCAGCCCACCGGAAAACAGGCCCGGCCGGCACAGCGGCAGGAACACCCGGAAGAAGTTGGTCCAGGGACTGGCACCGCAGATCGAGCCGGCTTGCAGGATCATCGGATCGATGGCCTGCATGGTCGCCTGCAGCGGCAGGACGATGAACGGGATCATGATGTAGCTCATGCCGATCACCACGCCGGTGAGGTTATGCACCATCTCCAGCGGTTGATCGATGATGCCCATCGCCATCAGCGCCTTGTTGATCACCCCGGAGGCTTGCAGCAACACCAGCCAGGAATAGGTGCGGGCGAGGAGGCTGGTCCACATCGACAGCAGCACGATGTTGAGGATCCAGCGCCCCCAGCCACGTGGCACCAGGGTGATGGCCCAGGCCAGCGGAAAACCCAGCAGCAGGCTGAACAGCGTCACCAGGCCGGCCACGGAGAAGGTGTTGAGCAAGACCCGGGCATACGCCGAGTTGGCGAACAGCTGCTCGTAGTTGCCAAGGCCCGGAACGGGTTCCAGCACACCACGCAGCAGCAGGCCGATCAGCGGCGCCAGGAAGAACAGGCCCAGAAACAGCAGGGCCGGAATCAGGTTGCTCGCACCGCGCCAGCGCTGCGCCATCGACGCAGGTTGTTTAGGCACTGCTGCCTTGGCGGGAACCGCCCCGGCAGCGCCAGCGGCGCTCCCGGTCTTGGTTGCTGGAGAGGAAGCTGTTGCCGCCATTTTCATTTGACCAGCCATTCGTTCCACCGTGTCGCGATGGCCGGACCGTTCTTGGCCCAGTACGCGAAATCAAGAGTGATTTGATCCTTGGCGTAGGCGGTCGGCAGGTTAGGCGCCAGCACTGAATCCAGGCGTGCAACGCTGTCGACGTTGACCGGCGCATAGGCGGTCAGGTTGGAGAAGTCGGCCTGTCCTTTGGCGCTGCTCGCGTTGGCCAGGAACTTCATGGCCGCTGCCTTGTTTTTCGTGCCTTTAGGGATGACCAGGATGTCGGCCATGACCAGGTTCTGTTTCCAGCTCACACCCACCGGCGCGCCATCTTCTTGCAGGGCGTGGATCCGGCCGTTCCAGAACTGGCCCATGCTCGCTTCACCCGAGGCCAGCAGCTGTTGCGACTGTGCACCACCGCCCCACCAGACGATGTCTTTCTTGATGGTGTCGAGTTTCTTGAAGGCGCGATCCAGGTCCAGCGGATAGAGCTTGTCGGCAGCCACGCCATCGGCCAGCAGTGCCAGTTCGAGCACGCCAGGGCTTGGCCATTTGTAGAGGGCGCGTTTGCCGGGGTAGGTCTTGGTGTCGAACAGTGCGGACCAGTCCTGAGGTTTGCTGGCGCCGAGCTTGCTTTCGTTGTAACCCAGGACAAAGGAGAAGAAGAACGAACCGACGCCGTAATCGGAAACAAACCGCGGGTCGATTTTGTCGCGCTGGATTACCGAGAAATCGAGGGGTTCGAGCAAGCCTTCGGAGGCGGCGCGCAGGGCGAAGTCGGCTTCGACGTCAACCACGTCCCATTGCACGTTGCCGCTTTCGACCATGGCTTTGAGTTTGCCGTAGTCGGTTGGACCGTCCTGGACCACCGTGACGCCGCTGGCTTTGCTGAACGGATCGGCCCAGGCCTGCTTCTGTGCATCCTGGGTGCTACCGCCCCAACTGACGAAGTTGACGCTTTCAGCCGCAATGGCCGCGTGACTGACCGTGGCCAGTAAACCCGCGAACAGTACTGCGGTTGCACGTTTGTTCAACACCATTTTCACGCCCTCATTGTTGTGTTTTTGAGCGGGCTTGGTAATGCCCGCCTATCGGGAGCAGTAGGTCCATCTGGCCTCTAACGGCGACCGTGCCAAGGGCTGTTATTGGTGCTTTCCCTGTCGGGGGCACTTGGCTGAAGCGTCCGGTCTATGGAATATCATATTATGGTATTCCAAACTTTGTGCAAGCACTTTGCCTTACCGGCCATCAGCCAAAAGCGGGTTTTTTTTCCGTCAGGCCACCCTGCGGCGCGTCTGCGCTTATCCAGTGAACGGAATGCTCTCGACGACTTCCAGGTCGTAACCGGTCAAGCCTGCGTATTTGAGCGGCGGGCCAAGGTGACGCAGCTTGCCCACGCCGAGATCCTGCAGAATCTGTGCCCCGGTCCCTACTTCAGAATAGATCCGCGATTGCGAACGGCTGAACTGTCGGGGTGCCTGGGTTAATTGTGGCACTCGTTCGAGCAAGGCCTGGGACGATTCATGATTGGCCAGCACCACCACCACGCCGCAGCCTTCGGCCGCCACCCGTTGCAAGGCTGCCCATAATGTCCAGTTGGAAGGACCGCTGTATTCGGCGCCCACCAGGTCCCGCAACGGGTCGATTACGTGCACGCGCACCAGTGTCGGTTCGTTGCGTTGCGGGTTGCCCATGACCATTGCCATGTGAACGCCGCCTTCGATGCGGTCTTCAAACGTAATCAGGCGGAAAGTGCCGTGCACCGTGGGCAGTTCACGCTCGCCGATACGCACCACGGTGTGTTCAGTGCTGAGGCGATAGTGGATCAGGTCGGCGATGGTGCCGATCTTGATCCCGTGCTTGCGCGCGAAGATTTCCAGGTCGGGACGTCGCGCCATGGTGCCGTCGTCGTTCATGACTTCGACGATCACCGAGGCTGGCGTGAAGCCGGCCAGGCGGGCGAGGTCGCAGCCGGCCTCGGTGTGCCCGGCGCGGGTCAGCACGCCGCCTTCCTTGGCGCGCAATGGAAAGATGTGGCCAGGTTGCACCAGGTCCGCCGGAACGGCGTCGACGGCAACGGCCGCGGCCACCGTGCGTGCGCGGTCGGCGGCGGAAATGCCGGTGGTCACGCCGACGGCGGCCTCGATGGAAACGGTAAACGCGGTGCTGAACACGCTGCCGTTGCTCGGCACCATTTGTTCCAGTCCGAGCCGCTGGCAGTGGTCGTCGGTCAAGGTCAGGCAGATCAGGCCGCGGGCTTCTCGTGCCATGAAGCTGATTGCTTGCGGCGTGCAGCAGTCGGCGGCGAGCAGCAGGTCGCCTTCGTTTTCGCGGTCTTCATCGTCAACCAGCAGCACCATTTTGCCGAGTCGATAGTCTTCGATGATTTCTTCGATGCTGTTGAAGGCCATGTTGGGTTCTCAGTGTTTGGTGGGAATGTAATGTGGTATACCATAATACAAAATAAACCGAGAGGTCACTATGAAGGCGTACTGGATTGCTCATGTTGATGTCACCGATCCCGATCAATACAGCCAATACACCCAGCGGGCGCCGGCGGCTTTTGCGTTGTACGGTGGGCGGATGCTGGCCAGGGGCGGGCGCAGCGAAGCGATGGAAGGCCGGCCGACGCCGCAACGCAGTGTGGTGATTGAATTTGATTCGTATGAGCAGGCGCTGGCTTGCTATCACAGCGAGCAGTATCAGGAGGCGAAACGGCACCGTGAGGGTGTGGCGCGGGCTGAGGTCATTATTGTTGAGGGTGTGGTGCCGGTTTGAGGACCATTGTGGGGGTGAGCCTGCTCGCGATGGCGGCCTGGTAGCCGACCATTTTCTTTTGGGTGTACATATCCGTTGCTGCGGTAACGGCGGCTATTGGTTCCGCCTTTACGGCGGGTCACTTGGAGAAGCGCCAATTAACCAAGCGCTTTTGCCCCTGACGTTCGGTGCCTCGCCTAGGCTCGGCATGCCCTCGCTCCGGTCCTGCTCCGTGGGCCCGCCGCCATCGGCCATCCATGGCCGGGGGCGGCTAACCCGGCATCCATGCCGGGTTGCCCACTGCGCAGAACCTCCACTCGGCCTCTCGAGGCGGCGTGTGCATCAAGATCAAGAGCTGCAAGCGAGCTACCGCTCGGCTTGTTGAGTGGTGAGGAGCAAGAGCGTTGCGTCGATCTGCTTTGTGTAGGAGTGAGCCTGCTCGCGATGGCGTACTGACAGGCGACAGAGAGCTCGGAGGGGGCGCTTTCGGCAAATCAAACCGCCGCAGCCTCTTGAAAAGGCAATTGCGGCAGCTTGTCAGTTCGTTGGTGGTCGTTCCCGCGCGAGGGCGGGAACGGGGGGGTTAAGCGACTACTTGATAGCACGGCACATAGGCCGCGCCACCCGGGAGTTTCATCCGGTGTTGGGCCACAAACGCTTTGAGCAGTTGGTCCAGCGGTTTCATTACGCCGGCATCGCCACGGATCTGGTAAGGCCCGTGTTTTTCGATCAAGCGGATGCCTTTGTCCTTGACGTTGCCGGCGACGATGCCGGAGAAGGCGCGGCGCAGGTTGGCCGCCAGTTCGTGGGCTGGCAGGTCGCGGCTGAGTTTGAGGTTGGCCATGTTTTCGTGGGTCGGGTCGAACGGGCGCTGGAAGCCTTCGTCGATTTTCAGCAGCCAGTTGAAATGGAAGGCGTCATTGCGCTCGCGGCGGAATTGTTTGACCGCTTTGAGGCCTTGAGTCATGTTCCGGGCGACTTCAGCCGGGTCGTCGATGATGATTTGGTAGTGTTGCTTGGCCGCTTCACCCAACGTTGCGCCGACGAACGCGTCCAGTTGCTCCAGATATGGCGCCGCATGTTTGGGCCCGGTGAGGATCACGGGGAAGGGCAGGCCAGCGTTGTCCGGGTGCATCAGGATGCCCAGCAGGTACAGGAACTCTTCGGCCGTGCCGGCGCCGCCCGGGAAAATGATGATGCCGTGGCCGACACGGACGAACGCTTCCAGGCGTTTTTCGATGTCCGGCAGAATCACCAGTTCGTTGACGATCGGGTTTGGCGCTTCGGCGGCGATGATGCCCGGCTCGGTCAGGCCCAGGTAGCGACCGCCGTGGATGCGCTGCTTGGCGTGGGCGATGGTTGCGCCCTTCATCGGGCCTTTCATCACGCCGGGACCGCAACCGGTGCAGATGTCGAGGCTGCGCAGGCCCAGTTCATGGCCGACTTTCTTGGTGTATTTGTATTCTTCGGTGTTGATCGAGTGGCCGCCCCAGCACACCACGATCTTGGGCTCGACACCGGGGCGCAGGGTGCGGGCGTTGCGCAGCAGGTGGAATACGTAATCGCTGATGCCCTGGGAGTTGCTCAGGTCGATGCGCTGGCTGTCGAGTTCGTTTTCGGTGTAGACGATATCGCGCAGGGCGCTGAACAGCATTTCCCGGGTGCTGGCGATCATTTCGCCGTCGACGAAGGCGTCGGCCGGGGCGTTCAGCAGTTCCAGGCGGACGCCGCGGTCTTGCTGGTGAATGCGGATTTCGAAGTCTTTATAGGCTTCAAGGATGGTCTTGGCGTTATCAACATGGGCGCCGGTATTGAGAATGGCCAGGGCGCACTGGCGGAAGAGGGTGTAGATGCTGCCGGATCCGGCTTCACTCAGTTGCTGAACTTCACGTTGAGAGAGGGTTTCCAGGCTGCCTTTAGGGCTGACGGAGGCGTTGATTACATGGCGTTGGGTCATTCAATGATCCTTAAAACGATGCCATCCATACAGGCGAATGGCATCCGAATAGTATGTATCCATGAAAGAAGATGGCACGAACTGCGCTGTATCGCCATTTCCCCGTTTGACGATGAAAAGATGAAAAGGAGCCTCAGCATAGCTAAATCCTGTGCAGGGGCGATAATGCCCCGCAGTCTTTTTGCCCACCGACCCAAGGAAACCCGACGCAATGTTCGAAATCCAGCCGATGAACGCCGAACGCTTTCGTCAACAGACACGGCGCAGCACGGTGATTATTGCCCTGATTTTCCTGGCGCTGGCGATGGTGCTGTCCACGGCGGCGGTGGCGCTGTTCGGTGAACCCGGCGGCGACAATCTGCGGTTTAACGTCGGCGGGGTGTTTGTCGCGGTGCTGCTGATGGTGGCGCTGATGCGCGGCAAGTTCTGGAGCCAGGACTGGATGGCGCCTGCGGTCTACGGCTGGCGGCTCAAGCGCAGCCTGATGAGCATCACCAACATCATGCATCAGGTCACGGCGGCGGTGGAGCAGGGCGATCCGACGGCCATGAAGCTGTTGCGCTTCTACCACCTTGGCCTGAGCCAGATGCACGAACTGGACGGCAACTCCAGCGACCACAGCCAGTTGACCCGCGAAATGGATCAACACAAAGCGCGGATGGAAGCGCTGGGTATCGACACTCAACAAACGCAGTTGGATCCGGCCTGGCTTGAGGCAATGAAGCCGCTGTCGCGGTAAATCGGTTGTCTAGGCCCATCATTACGATACAAACCCGGCATGAGCCGGCAAATCACCTATCTTGTTGAGATGCCGTTGAACGGGCGAACAGGAACATTCACCCTGTCATAAGGAGCCAGGGAACGTCATGGGGCATCCGTCCATTAAAGACCGAATTGAAAACACCATCGTCGCCGCGCCTTGGCTGCCCGATCTGGTTGAGTCCCGATTCAGGGTCCGACACGCCGTGCTGCTGCTCGTGGCGGTGTGTCTGTCGATGACCGCGATTGCGACCTGGGAAGCCTGGAACTCGCGCCAGTACCATTTGCATGACAAAGAAGTGGCGATGTCCAACCTTGCACAGACGTTGGCCTCACAAGCGCGAGCGTCGATCAAGCAGGCTGATACGCTGCTGTTCACCTTGGTCGATCGTCTCGAAAACGACGGCATGGACCCCGCTCGAATTCCCAGGTTACAACGTTTACTCAGGGATCAGCGCAGTGAATTGCCGCAGCTCCATGGCCTATTCGTGTTTGACGAACAAGGGCGCTGGGTGGCCAATTCCAATGGCGCCGATGTGCCGGGTGCCAACAATTCCGACCGCGAATATTTCGCCTTCCACCGCGATCATCCTGACCGTGGTCCGCATATCGGGCCGTCGATCAAAAGCCGGTCGAGCGGCGAGTGGATCATGACCGTGTCGCGCCGGATCAACCACCCGGATGGCCGTTTCGCCGGTGTGGCGCTGGCGTCGATCTATCTCAGCCATTTCCTTGAGCTTTACGACAGTATCGACATGGGTAGCAATGGCGTGATCAACCTGATTGCCGACGATGCCAGCATCATTGTTCGTCGGCCGTTCAAAGAGTCAGAGGTCGGTACCAGCCTCGCCAATGGCCCGCTGTTTACCCAACTGTTGCCCAGCGCCAGTTACGGCACGGCAACGGTCAAGTCCTATCTGGACGGTGTTGAACGGGTCGTCGGGTATCGACGGGTCGAGGGTTATCCGCTGATCGTTTTTGTAGCGCTCGACAAGGAAGATGTCCTGGCGGACTGGCGTCAGGAGACAGCGTTGAGCGCGGGCATCTTGCTCTTGCTGCTGATGTTTCTGGGAGGGCTGGGTTATCGCCTCATTCGTTTCATGAAACAGCAGAGTCATATTCAGAGCGTCTTGCTCGATGCTCGGGAAAAACTGATCGAGGTCAATCGCAGCCTTGAACTGTTGGCGCTTGAAGACGCCTTGACCGGTCTTTCCAATCGACGTCAGTTCGACCTGTTTATCCTGGCGGAAATGGGTCGCGCCCGACGCACCCAGACCCACCTCGCCCTGTTGATGATCGATGTCGATCACTTCAAGAATTTCAATGATCGTTACGGTCATGTGGCCGGTGATGAGTGTCTGCGCAACATCAGCGCAATCATCCAGGACAACATCAAGCGTCCCGGGGATCTTCCCGCCCGTTATGGCGGCGAGGAATTTACCGTCGTGCTGCCCGGCACCGACTACGTCGGGGCGTTTCTGGTGGCCGAAAAAATCCGCCGCGCGGTTCAGCAAGCCAACATCGAACACAAGGAAAGCCCGGAGGGGATGGTGACGGTCAGTGTGGGGGTTTGTGCCTATGACATGGCTTCGCAAGATTCGCCCGACGACCTCATCGGCGCGGCGGACAAGGCCTTGTATGTGGCCAAGGCCAGCGGGCGCAACATGAGTGTGATTGCCAACTGATTTCAAAGGCTGGGGACGGCCGGCGGTTCGTTGGTGACGCCGATAATCAAGTTCGCGCGCCCCTCGCGCGGGGCTTCCCATACCGGCGTAACTTCCACAACTTGAACAACCGAAGATAGACCAACACGTTGACCGCCAGCACCACGCTGCCCAGCGCCAGTTGAATCGCCGGTGTCAGCCCGGCGGGATAGATCACCGGCCACACGTAGTGCTCGATGAATCCACCGCCGTAACCGGTTTGTCCGGCGGCGAGGCGCATGCGGTTTTCCCACTCGGTCAGCGGACACGCCAGGTGCAGGACTTCCACGCTTACCCCCCACGCCGCGGCGGGTAGATGCAACCAGATCAGCGCGCGCCACTTGAGCACCAGCAGCCCGCCGAACAGCACGAAGAGTATGAACAACAGGTGAAACAGCACCAGCCCATCGGCGGCTATCCGGTAAAGCATGTCGACTCCCTGATGCGCAATGCCAATGACTCCATGCTACTCGGTTCCATGAATGACAGCGGCTACCCCGCAAGTGCGCAAGATTGTTCAAGCTTTCGGGCGTAACGGCTGGCACAGTTGCAGGTCTTCCCCAGGCTGTAGAGCGTTATGTCGAACTCACTCATGCCACGCAGCGCCTTTCTTCGCGGCGCCGTAGCGATCATGCCGTTGTCCTTGGCGACCGCGCCCTGGGGACTGTTGGCCGGCTCCATGGCCATCGAGGCCAATCTCACTCCCCTACAAGGCCAGGGATTGTCGAGCATCGTGTTCGCCGGTGCCGCGCAACTGGTTGCCATCGGCATGCTCAAGGGCGGTGCCGGGATTTTTTCGATTCTGCTGACCACGCTGTTACTCACCTCGCAGCATTTGCTGTACGGCATGAGCATGCGTTCAGTGATTTCCCCGCTGCCGGGTCGCTGGCGTGTGGGCCTGGGCTTTTTGCTCACCGATGAATTGTTCGCCCTGACCAGTCAACATGACCGACAACAGTTCAATCGCTGGTACGCCCTGGGCGTGGGCCTGACGTTTTATGTCGCCTGGAACCTGTTCACCCTGGCTGGCATCGTGCTGGGCAGCAGCATTCCGGGGCTGGAGCACCTGGGGCTGGACTTCTCCATCGCAGCGACCTTCATTGCCTTGATCACCCCGGTGGTACGCAATGTTCCGACGGTGGTCTGCGTGGCGGTTTCGTTGTTTTGTTCGGTGTTGTTCAGCTATTGGCAGTGGGGATCGGCGCTGGTGCTGTCGGGATTGGCGGGCATGACGGCAGGCTTTGTCTGCAACAAACTCTACGGGGGGCGCACATGATGGTCTGGGCGGTGATTATCGGAATGGGCGTGCTGGTCTTTCTCAACCGTTACGTGTTCCTCGAACCGCGACTGCCGGTGCGCCTGAGCAGTAATGCCCGGCAGTTTCTCGGGTTCGCCGTGCCGGGGATGTTGACCGCGATTTGCGGGCCCATCGTGTTCATGCCGGACAAACAGCTGAATCTGCAGTGGGACAATCCCTACCTGATCAGTTCGCTGGTGGCGGTGGGTCTGGTGCTGTACACCCGCAATACGTTGCTCAGCATGCTGTTGAGCATGGGCTTCTTCTTTTTGCTGCGCTGGTGGCTCTGAGTCGGAATCTGGAATTTGTTCTACGCTTAAAGATAGATCCCTTCAGGCAGCGAGGTGAGCATGACCAATGACCCTAAGCGTACAGACCTGGATGAAGAGGAAGATGAACCCACGGAGGAAGAGATCAAGCGTCAGGAGCGTGCGAGGCAGGATTGGAAGCATGATGACAGTCGAGACCTGTCAGACCGCGACGAAGAGCGTCCGCTGAAGCCCTGACCGATCATCTGCTCCTCCCAAAAGCAAAAGCCCCGCGTAATAGCGGGGCTTTTCATGCGTGCAGTGTCAGTCAATCAAATCGCTTCATTCCAGCGTATATGCGTAATGCCCAATTGCTGGGCTTTCAAACGTGCAACTTCGAGTGTGGCGTGTGCCGCGATTTTTTGGTCACCGTGCGGATAGGCATGAGCGGAGGCCGAATGGATCGCGTCCACATCCGAGAACTGCTCGGCCAGTTTGAAAAAGTGCTGACGAACGCCGTCGAGTAAATAGTGCACTGCATAGGGAACGAGTTCGCTCATGTATTCCTTTTGATATCCGCCAAGGCTCTGGCGCAGAAGTCGAATTGAGAACTCAAGGCGTCTGCGGCAGACGTGCCGTATCGTTTTGAGAACTGAAAAAAACAGGCCGTGATAGGCCTGTTCTTCAGAGTGCAACGATGTCGCGTTCGTTCAGTTTATTAATCAGCCAAATGAACATTCATTCAAAGATCGTCCATTGCCGCAAAGTCTGGATGAAACGCCCGATAGCCCAATGTCTTATCGATCCACGCGTTCAATTCATTGACCATGATCGGTGGCGTGCCGCAGTAGGCCCCGAGGGTTGAACGAAGGACGTCGCTGATATCGGGCACTGAGTGAAGGTTTCGGGTGTTTATGTATTGCCCGATGAAACAGTCGATTTGAAAGCGTTCTGTCAGCGACAGATACACGCACTCCACACCGAAAAGTTGGTTATTGGCAAGATCGTCGCGCAACTGGGTTCTCTACAAGGTTTGTTGATATTAGGGGGTTTCCTTGTTTGTTGACTCTTTGGTCAACTGGTGTTGCAAGGGGGAATGCGGCGCGCATCCTATCCGTAGTGTTATTAAATGTATGCACGACGCTGAAAGTGTCAGACAAGCGGTTGGCGTCACTGTATTCGTGCATCGGCAGGCGTTTCAAACATGAAACACTTGTTTTAACGTTACTGTCTTTCAATGACTTTGCATCGAGTGCCCTTGTATAGACAGGTCTGTCTTTTCCATCGATTTTAAAACAAGTTTATTAATCAACACCTTGTCCTGATTCCTGGCATGCAAGGGCCCGCTGAGTCTTCAAATTACATGGGCACGCTGCAACTCGGTCAACGACAACGCCTTCAGACGCGCCAGCAGCGGGTCTCGCCGATCACGCGGATGAGGCAGCTCCACGGCCAGTTCCTGACGAATACTGCTGGGGCGGTTGTCCATCACCAGGACGCGATCGCTGAGGTACAAGGCTTCATCGACATCGTGAGTCACCAGTAGCAGGGCGATGGCATGACGTTCGGCCAGTTGCAGCAGCAAGTCCTGGAGCCTCATCCGAGTGAAAGCGTCCACGGCACTGAAGGGTTCATCCAGGAGCAACACCTGCGGTCTCGAGTAAAGACCTCGGGCAATCGCCACCCGTTGCGCCATGCCCCCGGACAAGGCTTTTGGCAGCGCCTGCGCGAATCCGCCGAGGCCGACTTCCTCAATCAATTGCGCGACCCAGGCCTTGTCGTAATGGCTGTCGGCGCTGAAGCCAACGTTTTGTTCGACCGTCAGCCACGGCATCAGCCGGGCTTCCTGAAACACGAAGGCGACTTCCCCCGCGGTGTTGCGCAGCTCGCCCTGAAAGTCTTTTTCCAGACCGGCGATGATCCGCAGCAAGGTGCTTTTACCGCAGCCGCTGGGGCCGAGCAGGCTGACGGTTTCTCGGGGCTGCAGCTGCAAGTGGATGTTCTTGAGGACGGTGGTGGCGGCGAAGGTTTTGCGCTCGACGCGAATG
This genomic window contains:
- a CDS encoding ABC transporter permease — encoded protein: MKMAATASSPATKTGSAAGAAGAVPAKAAVPKQPASMAQRWRGASNLIPALLFLGLFFLAPLIGLLLRGVLEPVPGLGNYEQLFANSAYARVLLNTFSVAGLVTLFSLLLGFPLAWAITLVPRGWGRWILNIVLLSMWTSLLARTYSWLVLLQASGVINKALMAMGIIDQPLEMVHNLTGVVIGMSYIMIPFIVLPLQATMQAIDPMILQAGSICGASPWTNFFRVFLPLCRPGLFSGGLMVFVMSLGYYVTPALLGGAQNMMLPEFIIQQVQSFLNWGLASAGAALLIVITLVLFYFYLKLQPESPVGASNAR
- a CDS encoding ABC transporter substrate-binding protein; this encodes MVLNKRATAVLFAGLLATVSHAAIAAESVNFVSWGGSTQDAQKQAWADPFSKASGVTVVQDGPTDYGKLKAMVESGNVQWDVVDVEADFALRAASEGLLEPLDFSVIQRDKIDPRFVSDYGVGSFFFSFVLGYNESKLGASKPQDWSALFDTKTYPGKRALYKWPSPGVLELALLADGVAADKLYPLDLDRAFKKLDTIKKDIVWWGGGAQSQQLLASGEASMGQFWNGRIHALQEDGAPVGVSWKQNLVMADILVIPKGTKNKAAAMKFLANASSAKGQADFSNLTAYAPVNVDSVARLDSVLAPNLPTAYAKDQITLDFAYWAKNGPAIATRWNEWLVK
- the ribBA gene encoding bifunctional 3,4-dihydroxy-2-butanone-4-phosphate synthase/GTP cyclohydrolase II; protein product: MAFNSIEEIIEDYRLGKMVLLVDDEDRENEGDLLLAADCCTPQAISFMAREARGLICLTLTDDHCQRLGLEQMVPSNGSVFSTAFTVSIEAAVGVTTGISAADRARTVAAAVAVDAVPADLVQPGHIFPLRAKEGGVLTRAGHTEAGCDLARLAGFTPASVIVEVMNDDGTMARRPDLEIFARKHGIKIGTIADLIHYRLSTEHTVVRIGERELPTVHGTFRLITFEDRIEGGVHMAMVMGNPQRNEPTLVRVHVIDPLRDLVGAEYSGPSNWTLWAALQRVAAEGCGVVVVLANHESSQALLERVPQLTQAPRQFSRSQSRIYSEVGTGAQILQDLGVGKLRHLGPPLKYAGLTGYDLEVVESIPFTG
- a CDS encoding DUF1330 domain-containing protein, whose protein sequence is MKAYWIAHVDVTDPDQYSQYTQRAPAAFALYGGRMLARGGRSEAMEGRPTPQRSVVIEFDSYEQALACYHSEQYQEAKRHREGVARAEVIIVEGVVPV
- the ppnN gene encoding nucleotide 5'-monophosphate nucleosidase PpnN, which codes for MTQRHVINASVSPKGSLETLSQREVQQLSEAGSGSIYTLFRQCALAILNTGAHVDNAKTILEAYKDFEIRIHQQDRGVRLELLNAPADAFVDGEMIASTREMLFSALRDIVYTENELDSQRIDLSNSQGISDYVFHLLRNARTLRPGVEPKIVVCWGGHSINTEEYKYTKKVGHELGLRSLDICTGCGPGVMKGPMKGATIAHAKQRIHGGRYLGLTEPGIIAAEAPNPIVNELVILPDIEKRLEAFVRVGHGIIIFPGGAGTAEEFLYLLGILMHPDNAGLPFPVILTGPKHAAPYLEQLDAFVGATLGEAAKQHYQIIIDDPAEVARNMTQGLKAVKQFRRERNDAFHFNWLLKIDEGFQRPFDPTHENMANLKLSRDLPAHELAANLRRAFSGIVAGNVKDKGIRLIEKHGPYQIRGDAGVMKPLDQLLKAFVAQHRMKLPGGAAYVPCYQVVA
- a CDS encoding DUF3087 domain-containing protein, whose amino-acid sequence is MFEIQPMNAERFRQQTRRSTVIIALIFLALAMVLSTAAVALFGEPGGDNLRFNVGGVFVAVLLMVALMRGKFWSQDWMAPAVYGWRLKRSLMSITNIMHQVTAAVEQGDPTAMKLLRFYHLGLSQMHELDGNSSDHSQLTREMDQHKARMEALGIDTQQTQLDPAWLEAMKPLSR
- a CDS encoding sensor domain-containing diguanylate cyclase, with amino-acid sequence MGHPSIKDRIENTIVAAPWLPDLVESRFRVRHAVLLLVAVCLSMTAIATWEAWNSRQYHLHDKEVAMSNLAQTLASQARASIKQADTLLFTLVDRLENDGMDPARIPRLQRLLRDQRSELPQLHGLFVFDEQGRWVANSNGADVPGANNSDREYFAFHRDHPDRGPHIGPSIKSRSSGEWIMTVSRRINHPDGRFAGVALASIYLSHFLELYDSIDMGSNGVINLIADDASIIVRRPFKESEVGTSLANGPLFTQLLPSASYGTATVKSYLDGVERVVGYRRVEGYPLIVFVALDKEDVLADWRQETALSAGILLLLLMFLGGLGYRLIRFMKQQSHIQSVLLDAREKLIEVNRSLELLALEDALTGLSNRRQFDLFILAEMGRARRTQTHLALLMIDVDHFKNFNDRYGHVAGDECLRNISAIIQDNIKRPGDLPARYGGEEFTVVLPGTDYVGAFLVAEKIRRAVQQANIEHKESPEGMVTVSVGVCAYDMASQDSPDDLIGAADKALYVAKASGRNMSVIAN
- a CDS encoding DUF2784 domain-containing protein, with protein sequence MLYRIAADGLVLFHLLFILFVLFGGLLVLKWRALIWLHLPAAAWGVSVEVLHLACPLTEWENRMRLAAGQTGYGGGFIEHYVWPVIYPAGLTPAIQLALGSVVLAVNVLVYLRLFKLWKLRRYGKPRARGART
- a CDS encoding AzlC family ABC transporter permease — encoded protein: MSNSLMPRSAFLRGAVAIMPLSLATAPWGLLAGSMAIEANLTPLQGQGLSSIVFAGAAQLVAIGMLKGGAGIFSILLTTLLLTSQHLLYGMSMRSVISPLPGRWRVGLGFLLTDELFALTSQHDRQQFNRWYALGVGLTFYVAWNLFTLAGIVLGSSIPGLEHLGLDFSIAATFIALITPVVRNVPTVVCVAVSLFCSVLFSYWQWGSALVLSGLAGMTAGFVCNKLYGGRT
- a CDS encoding AzlD domain-containing protein yields the protein MVWAVIIGMGVLVFLNRYVFLEPRLPVRLSSNARQFLGFAVPGMLTAICGPIVFMPDKQLNLQWDNPYLISSLVAVGLVLYTRNTLLSMLLSMGFFFLLRWWL
- a CDS encoding DUF6555 family protein, whose protein sequence is MSELVPYAVHYLLDGVRQHFFKLAEQFSDVDAIHSASAHAYPHGDQKIAAHATLEVARLKAQQLGITHIRWNEAI
- a CDS encoding ABC transporter ATP-binding protein; this encodes MPEHLLDIRVERKTFAATTVLKNIHLQLQPRETVSLLGPSGCGKSTLLRIIAGLEKDFQGELRNTAGEVAFVFQEARLMPWLTVEQNVGFSADSHYDKAWVAQLIEEVGLGGFAQALPKALSGGMAQRVAIARGLYSRPQVLLLDEPFSAVDAFTRMRLQDLLLQLAERHAIALLLVTHDVDEALYLSDRVLVMDNRPSSIRQELAVELPHPRDRRDPLLARLKALSLTELQRAHVI